The following are encoded in a window of Carya illinoinensis cultivar Pawnee chromosome 15, C.illinoinensisPawnee_v1, whole genome shotgun sequence genomic DNA:
- the LOC122297297 gene encoding putative receptor-like protein kinase At3g47110: MSFLFHLMLQATLLFVPTFFICMFLAVESATLSLVTDKEALISFKSGISKDPSNHLSSWDKDTSPCNWTGVVCNKSGQRVVGLDLSGSRLVGSISPHVGNLSFIQSLQLQDNQFTGMLPDQIGNLFRLEVLNISFNRVEVVLPSNISRWTQLKILDLTKNNIEGRIPEGLSYLTKLEVLKLGKNRLSGAIPPSIGNLSSLFNINFRTNNLNGIIPSELGRLQNLKELDLSVNHLSGIIPPSLYNISSLVSFALGSNQLSGEIPGDIGIKLPNLLDFFVCFNKLTGHIPWSLHSLTNIYSIRMSHNFLEGTVPPGLGNLSALRMYIIGSNRIRSGKDGLNFITSLRNSTLLYCLGIEANHLEGVIPGSIGNLSKVLSILSMGGNRIYGNIPTSIGGLTGLNFLNLTDNLISGEIPPEIGLLEKLQKLGLAKNQFSGSIPNSLGDLQQLTQIDLSGNSLLGKIPPAFGNLKNLFSMDLSNNRFNGSIPKKLLNLPSLSTVLNLSKNFLSGPIPEEISLRSVQTIDVSDNLLSGSIPNSIQSCQSLEKLFMARNMLSGPIPDNMEEVKGLDTLDLSCNQLSGSIPVELQNLQALESLNLSFNNFEGIVPSGGVFSNLSRVHLEGNPKLSQGRRGKTVLAKVLVITSILVTLVLCVIFGSLLYIKRRKPKMEKFSETFKGRHQMVSYNEIRQGTGTFNQENFIGKGSFGSVYKGYLRQGIAIAVKVLDTEKKSSWKSFFAECEALRNVRHRNLVRLITSCSSIDFKNMGFLALVYEFMSNGSLEDWLEGKRKHVNGQALNVVERLNVVVDVACGLDYLHHDCEVPVVHCDLKPSNILLSDEMTAKLGDFGLARLLTERTGNQSHISSTNVLKGSIGYIPPEYGLGEKISTSGDVYSFGVILLELFTGKNPTHESFIGGQNLIRWVQLSFPANVEQILNPELLAQMSNLRHNDKLISHDAQLECLITILGVGLSCTTDSRDLRISIRDAFQKLRSARDSLLKP; encoded by the exons ATGAGTTTTCTTTTCCATCTAATGCTTCAGGCCACCTTATTATTTGTCCCAACATTCTTCATATGCATGTTTCTTGCAGTAGAGTCTGCCACTTTGAGTCTTGTTACAGATAAGGAAGCGTTGATCTCATTCAAGTCTGGAATAAGCAAAGATCCTTCAAATCACCTCTCTTCGTGGGACAAAGACACATCCCCATGCAATTGGACTGGAGTTGTCTGCAACAAGTCTGGCCAGAGAGTGGTTGGCCTTGATCTTTCTGGTTCTAGACTTGTAGGGTCAATTAGCCCTCATGTCGGTAATCTCTCCTTCATCCAGTCCCTTCAACTCCAAGATAACCAATTTACGGGGATGCTTCCTGATCAGATTGGCAATCTCTTTCGTTTGGAAGTTCTGAACATCAGCTTTAACAGAGTAGAAGTTGTGCTCCCCTCAAATATAAGCCGATGGACTCAACTCAAGATCCTGGACTTGACAAAAAACAATATTGAAGGAAGGATTCCTGAAGGGCTTAGCTACTTGACGAAGCTCGAAGTCTTGAAGTTGGGAAAAAACCGACTTTCTGGTGCAATTCCACCTTCAATAGGTAACCTTTCCTCACTCTTCAACATAAATTTCAGAACCAACAATCTCAACGGCATAATACCAAGTGAATTGGGACGCcttcaaaatttgaaggaaCTTGATCTCTCAGTTAACCATTTGTCCGGCATCATTCCTCCATCACTATACAACATATCCTCCCTAGTTTCCTTTGCCTTAGGTTCAAACCAACTATCGGGTGAAATTCCCGGAGATATTGGGATTAAACTCCCAAATCTTTTAGATTTCTTTGTTTGCTTCAACAAACTCACCGGACATATTCCGTGGTCCTTGCACAGTCTCACCAATATATACAGCATCCGCATGTCGCATAACTTTTTAGAAGGAACAGTACCGCCTGGACTGGGAAATCTCTCAGCTCTTCGCATGTATATCATTGGTTCTAACAGGATTAGATCAGGTAAAGATGGTCTCAATTTCATTACTTCTTTGAGAAATAGCACTCTCCTCTACTGCCTTGGCATTGAGGCAAATCATTTGGAGGGCGTGATTCCAGGATCAATAGGCAATCTTTCTAAAGTTCTGTCAATCTTAAGTATGGGAGGGAATCGTATTTATGGTAACATTCCCACGTCAATCGGTGGTCTTACCGGCCTGAATTTTCTAAACTTAACCGACAATTTGATTTCAGGTGAAATTCCACCTGAAATAGGCCTATTGGAGAAACTGCAGAAGTTGGGTTTGgcaaaaaatcaattttctggGAGTATTCCAAATTCTTTAGGTGATCTCCAACAATTAACTCAAATTGATTTATCAGGAAATAGTTTGCTCGGTAAAATTCCCCCTGCTTTTGGGAACTTGAAGAATCTATTTTCCATGGACCTATCTAACAACAGATTCAATGGGAGCATACCTAAAAAATTGTTGAATCTCCCTAGTTTGAGCACTGTTTTGAATCTATCTAAGAACTTTCTAAGCGGACCTATTCCTGAAGAAATTTCTCTAAGAAGTGTCCAAACCATTGACGTTTCTGACAACCTTTTGTCTGGTAGCATCCCCAACTCAATCCAAAGCTGTCAAAGCTTGGAAAAATTATTCATGGCCAGAAACATGCTTTCAGGTCCAATTCCAGATAACATGGAAGAAGTGAAAGGCCTGGACACTCTAGATCTCTCCTGCAACCAACTTTCTGGCTCTATCCCTGTTGAACTCCAAAACCTTCAGGCCTTAGAATCCTTGAACCTTTCTTTCAATAATTTCGAAGGGATTGTTCCCAGCGGCGGAGTTTTTAGTAATCTCTCTCGAGTCCATTTGGAAGGCAACCCAAAGCTTAGTCAAGGGCGGCGAGGAAAAACAGTACTAGCCAAAGTTCTTGTTATAACAAGTATACTTGTAACATTGGTCCTTTGCGTTATATTTGGCTCACTGTTGTACATAAAGAGAAGAAAACCAAAGATGGAAAAATTTTCTGAAACCTTCAAAGGACGGCATCAAATGGTGTCCTATAATGAAATCCGTCAGGGGACTGGAACTTTCAACCAAGAAAATTTTATTGGCAAAGGGAGCTTTGGGTCAGTTTATAAAGGCTATCTTCGGCAAGGAATCGCTATCGCAGTTAAAGTCCTAGACACTGAGAAGAAGAGCTCCTGGAAGAGCTTTTTCGCAGAATGCGAGGCTTTAAGAAATGTTAGACATCGGAATCTTGTTCGACTCATCACATCATGCTCTAGCATAGACTTCAAGAACATGGGATTTTTGGCTCTGGTGTACGAATTTATGAGTAATGGCAGCTTAGAAGACTGGCTAGAAGGCAAGAGGAAGCATGTAAATGGGCAAGCGCTGAATGTTGTGGAGAGATTGAACGTGGTCGTTGACGTTGCTTGTGGATTAGATTACTTGCACCATGACTGTGAAGTTCCGGTGGTGCATTGTGATTTGAAGCCCAGCAACATCCTTTTGAGTGACGAAATGACTGCAAAGTTAGGAGATTTCGGTCTGGCCAGGTTGCTAACTGAAAGAACAGGCAATCAGTCTCATATTAGCTCCACAAATGTTCTAAAGGGATCCATAGGTTACATACCTCCAG AGTATGGTTTGGGAGAAAAAATATCAACGTCTGGAGATGTATATAGCTTCGGGGTAATCCTGCTTGAGCTCTTCACAGGGAAGAACCCAACACACGAGAGCTTCATTGGAGGCCAAAACCTAATCAGATGGGTGCAGTTAAGTTTCCCTGCCAACGTGGAACAAATACTCAACCCTGAGCTGCTAGCTCAGATGAGCAATCTTCGCCACAATGACAAACTCATAAGCCATGATGCTCAACTTGAATGCCTCATCACAATCCTTGGGGTTGGGCTATCTTGCACCACAGACTCGCGCGATCTCCGTATTAGTATTAGAGATGCTTTCCAGAAACTGAGATCTGCAAGAGACAGCCTTCTTAAACCGTAA